Within the Pseudobythopirellula maris genome, the region CGCATCGCTCAGCCCCAGCAACGCCTCGGTGATCCAGGGCAGTTCGCCCTTGTCCTTCAGCCGGGCGAACAGGTCCTCGACCATCGGCACGGCGAAGATAATCAGGCCGTTGACGATCAAAAAACCGATGACCGACAAGATGATCGGGTAGGCCATCGCGCCGGCCACTTTGCTCTTGAGCTCTTCCTGCTGATCGGTGAAGGCGGCGACGCGTTCGAGGGCGTCTTCGAGGAAGCCCCCCTCACCGCCGGCGCGAACCACGCTCGTCGATAGCTCGCCAAAGACACGCGGGTGGCGCCCCATCGCCTCGGCGAGCGACGAGCCGTCCTCCACACGCGTGCGGAGGTCTTCGAGCACCGCCACGAGGGGCGGGTGCGACGACTGCTCGGCGATCACCGTGAGCGACCGCAGCAGCGGCACGCCGCTCCGCAGCAACCCCGCCAGCTGGCTGTACACGGGCGTGATGTGCTTCGAGGCTATGCGGACCTGCTTCTGACCCGACGCTGCCGCTTTGGACCCCGCCGCCGCGCCCACCTTCAGCGGGAACAGCTCGCGCGCCGAGAGCGCGGCCATCGCCTCGCCCTGGTTGGGGGCCGACAGCACGCCCTCGA harbors:
- a CDS encoding type II secretion system F family protein, producing the protein MPDFAYIARSLDGQRVEGVLSAPNQGEAMAALSARELFPLKVGAAAGSKAAASGQKQVRIASKHITPVYSQLAGLLRSGVPLLRSLTVIAEQSSHPPLVAVLEDLRTRVEDGSSLAEAMGRHPRVFGELSTSVVRAGGEGGFLEDALERVAAFTDQQEELKSKVAGAMAYPIILSVIGFLIVNGLIIFAVPMVEDLFARLKDKGELPWITEALLGLSDALQNYGLFIVAGVGVVIYFAYKWFETDEGRDWVDRWRLRVPMVGKIYRSLAVARFCRVLGTLLKGGVPIVRSLDIAADSTGNRVLTAVVKEAAETIQAGEPLAGPLSASGVFPRDVCEMIAVAEQSNNLEGVLNQVSDSLEKTTWRKIEVLVRLLEPLMLLVLAGVVLVVVIALLLPVIKLSTTM